Sequence from the Thermocaproicibacter melissae genome:
AAAACAGGAATAGCCGCTCATATTTTTCCTCCTCCATCAAAGAATAAGCATGTCGGAGGAATGAGGTTGGAGGAATGAGAATGAGAAAGTATGTAATGCTTTTCACCTTTACAGCTGCTGCAATTATAGCAATCGTCGCCGCTGGCCGTTCGGTAGAGAAGTCGATGATTCGCGTCTCTGCATACCAAGTAACACCGTGTTCGGTGGAGGATACCGTAACCTGCACAGGAACGGTGGAGGAATATCCGGGAAACAGCATTTACGCCATCAAGCCTGGAATCGTGTCAAAGCTTTACGTAAAAGTGGGGGATACCGTATCTGCGGGCCAAGCTATTATGGATATTATTCCCAATGCAACTGCTGCCGCTACAGCGGAGTCATCTGCGGCAAAGGCCCAAGGTGTGTATGAGCAATACTACAAGTACTTACAAAGCGGTGGAATAAGCTCTGCTTCTTCGGCGATAGGAGCGGCTGAGCAAGCTATGGAAGACACTCAGAAGTCTTACACCATTTCTGCAACAAACGCCGGAACAGTGGAGTATCTTGCTGTATCTTACGAAGGGTCCTACATTAGCTCGAATGCTCCCGCTGTGAAGATCAAAAACGATAAGGGGATGCGCGTTCGCCTTACGGTGGACGAATCGCAGGTTGCCGACCTGAAACAAGGGCAAAAGGTTCAAATTTCGGGCGTCGGATTCAAGAATTCCGTGTACAGCGGATCTATCGTCAGCATTGCCGATACAGCCGAACAGGCAATGACGACAACCGGGCAGAAAACTGTAGTTGAAGTAATTGCAAGCGTGGATAACCCGGGAGAAGATGTAAAACCGGGGTTTACGGCAAAAGCAAAGATCACAACCTCAAAAAACGACAAAGTATTATGTGTCCCTTATGAAGCCGTTCGTGAGGACTCCGATAACAAAGAATATGTCTTCTGTGTTGTTGACGGAAAAGTAAAACGAGTTCCCATAGTTACCGGTAAGGAATTTGATACTGGCTTTGAGGTAAAAAGCGGCCTAAAGGCAAACGACGTCGTTATTATGAACCCAGATGATGTTTCAGAAGGCCAAAAAGTTATCATTGCGAAGATAACGAAAGGCGGCAGCGCAGCATGATTGATTATTTGAAATGTGCTTTGCGCAACCTTGGCAGAAAACAGGTCAGAACACTTCTGACGATTCTAGGAATTACAATCGGAGTGGCGTCTGTAGTGATTATTGCAAGCATCAGCCAAAGCGGTGCAACGGCAGTTACCGGGGAAATGGAAAGCCTTGGATTGAGCGGGATTTTTATATCGCCGTCAGGAAAAAGTGAAAACGCGGTCTTGGATAGTCAGGACCTTGCCATGATTAATCGGCTCCGCGAGGTTGAGATGACAACACCGGTAATGATGACAAGCACAGAAGTTTCCGTGAGAAATATCACAACGGATGCGGTTCTGTGGGGAATCGACAGCAACGCCGGCAGTGTTGTATCGTTACAGGCAGTGTATGGGCGGCTTTTTACTCAAAGGGACATCAGCATTTGTGCTCAGGTTTGCCTAGTCGACGAATTGTTTGCAAAGAAGGCCTATTCCAGAAGCAACATCGTCGGAAAAAAGGTTAATATCAATTTTGGCGGATCCATGCAGGAATTTACGGTTGTCGGTATTATCAAAACCGGAACGGGGCTCTTGGAAAATGCCTTGGGGGATTACATCCCCAGCTTCATCTATGTGCCATACACAACAGTTCAAATGTTAAACCAGCGAAGTGATTTTGATGATATTGCAGTAAAGGTAAAAAGCACGGCGGAATCTGAGGCAGTCGGAAATATGATTGTGAAAAGGCTGGATATTGAAAAGGGAACTACCGACGGTTTTGTGTCAACGAATCTTGCTAAGCAAAAGGATGGATTACTTCAGATTCTTAGCATTGTAACTCTGATTCTTTCAGCGGTAGGTGCCGTTTCACTTGTTGTAGCAAGCCTCAGCATTATGACGACAATGCTAGTTTCCGTAACGGAGCGAACCAAAGAAATCGGAATTAAAAAGGCGTTGGGAGCCAGCCGGCTTGCCATTATGACAGAGTTCCTTTTTGAAGCGATGCTGCTTTCGCTAGTCGGCAGCATTGGTGGTATTATTATTGGCTGTGGTGTTTCATGGATTCTTTCTTTGGTTTTTCATACTTCACTCTCATTGCGGCCGGATATTATGTTGATGGCAGCAGCGTTTGCGGTCCTTTCGGGAACGGTATTTAGTGTATATCCTGCCTATAAGGCTTCGCGGCTGAAACCGGTTGACGCGTTGAGACATGAGTAATGGGGTCGAGAAATGCATTATATTGAAAATCCAGGTTTACCGGAAACAGAGGTTAGCCTTGCCGCTGTTTCCGGTACATATCCAGAATTGATTGATGCTCTGCATCAATGTGGAATCCAAACAATTCCCGTCTTGCCGGAAAGGGGTAAATCGGAATGGCTGGCCGGTCATTCCGATTTACATATTTTTCATGCCGGTGGGTGCAATCTCTTTCTTTCTGCCGGAACAGGCAGGCTGAAGCAAAACCTTCTGCAGTACGATTTCAGAATTACAGAATTGCCATACGTCATTTCAAGTCCATATCCAGATGATGTGAGACTGAATGCACTGTTACTCGGCAAAAAGGCAATTGTTAATCAATTAACAATCGGGAAGGAAATTTTCGATTACATAATAGCCAAGAAATATCGAATCATTTCCGTAAAACAGGGATACGCAAAATGTTCAGCAGCGGTGGTTGATGAAAATTCGATTATAACTTCAGACAGTGGCATTGCGAGGGCGGCAGCGCAGGCTGGAATCGAAGTTCTGAAAATAACAGAGGGATTTATCAGACTCAAAGGTTTTCAGTATGGTTTTATCGGTGGAGCGTGCGGCAAAATCAGCAAACATAAAATTGCGTTTTGCGGAAGAATTCAGGATCATCCGGATTATCCATCTATCAAAAAATTTCTGGAAGCCAGAAAAATTGAACCGGTTGTTTTAGCAGATATTCCGTTGACAGACATTGGGGGAATTATCCCATTAATGGAGTTTTGAATTTTTTTATTTGACAAGCTCCGGGAGAAAAAATATAATAGGATTATACAAAATAAATATTTTGTATAAATTAGGGGAGGCATCTTGCGAAAAATGAGCTGCGATCCATTTCAAGAAGCACCGCCGATTATTCGGGAGTTTCTCGGATATATCGGTACGATCAAAGGAAAATCTCCGAAGACTGTTTCCGAGTACTATTTAGACCTCAGAACTTTTTTCCGATACATGAAGCTAAAACGTGGTCTTGTTCCGAAAGATGTTGATTTTGAACAAATCAAGATCGACGATATAGACTTGGATTTCATTAAAACAATTGATTTAACACAAGTCTTTGAATATATGAATTTCCTTGCTACGGAAAGAAAAAATGGCGTTGCTACTCGTTCCAGAAAAGTTTCAAGCCTAAGGAGCTTTTTTAACTACCTTACAAACAAAACCGGCAAACTGAGCAAAAATCCTGTTCAGGAGCTGGAAACGCCAAAATTAAAAAAAGCACTGCCAAAGTATTTGACTTTGGAACAGTGCCTAGAATTACTATCAAAAATTGATGGAAAAAACCGCGAACGCGATTATTGCATCATAACGCTCTTTCTGAACTGCGGTATGCGGTTATCGGAGCTTGTTAATCTTGATTTAAATGATGTTCATTTCAGCACTCAAACCATAAAAATTACCGGCAAAGGCAACAAAGAACGCATGGTCTACTTGAACGACGCATGTATCGACGCGCTGAAAAAGTACCTTGCTGTTCGGCCAAGAGACGGAGTAATTGATAAAAAAGCTCTCTTTATCAGCGGTCAACGCAAAAGAATTAGCGCTAAGACGGTGCAATACATAGTGAAAAAATACCTTGCCCAAATCGATTTGGGCGGCCCCGGCTACTCAGTTCATAAACTGCGTCACACCGCAGCCACCCTTATGTATCAGCATGGTCATGTCGATATCCGAATTCTCAAAGACATCCTCGGCCACGAAAACCTTGGGACCACCGAAATTTATACACATGTTTCCAATGAACAGATGGCTAAAGCTGCAAAGTCAAACCCCTTGTCAGGTGTAAAGCAAAAGCGCCGCGAGAAGTCCGATGAGTGAATCAGATGCGGTCAACGAAGTCTGATTCCACTTCTTCATCTTCGGATTCATCTTTTTTGTTTTCTTTTTGCATTTTCAGGTACGGTTGAATCATCATTTTATCCACGAGCGGATATACTGCGAAGTTAATGAGAAAAGAGCAATAGGCAAAAACCAGGAAAATTGTGAAGCAGACCATGATAATGATTGTGAGAGGCATAATAATTGAAACGAAATATAATACGACCAAAAGAGCCAAAAGAAGCGTTGTGATAAAGTTGGGTAACAGACCAATAATCGCAAAAATCAAGGAATTTTTGAGAATTTGGGTCAGTTTCAAATCAAACGTGACAATCATAACAGGAACATAATATTGGCTGCAGAGCACGATATAGGATATTACAATACAAAGGACTGTAGCAATTGTACCAATTATGTTCTGGGAGCTAAGATTGTGGTAATAGCTGATTGCAACAATCATTATATTCGTGAAAACATAAACAAGAATTCCATTTACCAAAAATGGCTTCCAATTGTTTTTTACTGCGTCCACGAAATCCGAAAAAATAAAGGCGTGCTCTTCCCTAGCGTAATTTCTCGTTACAAAGGTCAATCCTGCACAGAATGGAGAAAGAAGAATCAGTGGAAGCAGGTCAATCGCAACGATTGGTGTGATTGTAGACACGAAGTAGCAAAGCGCTGCTACAGCAGCAACCGGTATACAGAAAAGAAGGTTTAATTTAACCAGATCAAAAAACTTTCGCTGTAAAATTGAAAAGAAACGCGGCACAGGTTTTAACGGCGGAGCGTTCTTTGGAACGCCAGGCCCTGGCTTGTCATAATTTCCAAACAGCAAGCCCATTGATTTTCACTCCTAACTTAATTTTGCCCTTGGATGGCAATGATTATAGACTTCCTTAAAATGATCATTCATCATGCGGACATAGATTTGCGTCGAAGAGATGTCCGCATGTCCAAGCATAACTTGTATATCTTTTAAGTCTGCCCCGTTTTCCAGCAGATGCAAAGCAAAAGAATGTCTCAAAGTGTGAGGAGTTATTTCCTTGGAAATCTTCGCTTGTTTCGCATACTGTTTGACGATTTTCCAAAAACCCTGTCTTGTCATTCTTCGGTTGTTTACACTTAGAAAAAGCGCTTGTCCACTTTCTGGGGACGATATTTTGGGGCGAACCCGAAGCAAATAATCGGAAACAGCGTTGACAGCGGCCGCATAAACGGGTATTTCACGGTTCGATTTGTTTCCGCGGCAATGTAAAATTCCAGCGTTCAGGTCCAAATCGTCAATATTAAGGGAAATAAGCTCTGAAACGCGGATACCGGTTGCGTAAAGCAGTTCCAGCATAGCCTTGTCCCTGCAGCCCTTCAGAGTTTTGGTATCCGGTTGGGAAAGCAGCAGCTCTGTTTCGTTTCCGCTTAATATCTGAGGAAGTTTTTTTTCGGGTCTCTTCAAAACGATTTGCTCAACAGGATTTGATGTGACTTTTCCTGATGCAAGAAGAAAACCGAAATAACAGCGAAGCGAAGCGATATTTCTAAGGATGGTAGCATCCGATTTGCCTTGATTGGACAGATACTCAATATATTTTAACATACATTCTTTATTTATCAAATACGGCTCAATATGAATGTTTTCACAGAACAACAAAAATTGTTTGAGATCGCGAAGATAAGAACCTGCCGTATTTACAGAAACAGACTTCTTATTTCGCAGATAATCTTCAAATTCCGAGAGATGATCTACCATAACCCCTCTCTCCCCCTTTATCAAAACGAAAAAAATCCCCCAAACAGCGCAGACATCAGAGTGTCTACAATCGCTGCAACACAAGCAAACCCTAAAAATCCGGCAAAACGGGTTATATAAGTTCTGATTGGCTTCCCGCCGGGTGCGTAAACTTTATGAAGCGCGAGTGACCGGGAATAGCGCATTCCTTCCAGAGTGGCGAGCAAAATGGCTATGCAGCACAAAAAGGCTCCGGGAAGTATTACGGATAAATTATATAGAAACCCCTTCCATCCGTACGTTGCATACAGAAATCCGGACGTAAGCCCAAGGCCAAAGCCTCGAAAAAATGGAATGGCAGGCAGTAAAAACGCCCCCCATATCGAAAGCCCGCAGAGAAAACAAGCCAGAATAAACAGAAAAGCCGAGGCAAATGAAGCAGAGAAGATTGTTACAAACGGCTGATCCAATCTTGCTTTGAAATTGCCCGCAAATAAAAAGTCGAGGCGGCTGATTGACCGGAAACCGGCGTTCCGAGATACAACCGCACCTACTGTCATGCCTGCAAGGAGTAAAAGAGCTAGCAGGCAAATCGCTTTATTCATTATGATTGCCTGCTTTATGTCGTTGCACAAATCCATGAAACTGGACTTTCTGCCATATTTTCTATAATGCGGTCTGTAATGCGGGAAATGAATCGCTAAGACGCTCATACATTTCATTCCTTCCGGAATATACTGATAAAATGTATGTTGGACAAAGCGGTTCTATGTCAGCACGAAATTTTTTCGCCGGAGCATCCAGATATTTCCCGCAAGAATAAATTGAGGGACAGCCTTCTGTCCCCTATCAGCGTAATGGCTAATATTATCTCATATTCCGAACTGTGCAAGCACTGTGCAAGCAGAGTAAAAAAGCCTGAGCTTATACTCAGCCCCAACAGTTTTTGTCCTGTGATTATGGGAGTTTTGCTGAACATTATTATAGCACGCTATAATCTTTAGGAAAAGGTTATTTTCGGCGGGATTTTCCGTTAACGGCAAGCAGACCGCCGATTCCGCCGGAAAGCAGCATCATAATTAACCGCATGAACACTTCTGCGCTGGTGTGACCCTGTGAAACTGCAACGCCGGCAACGAAAAAAATTAAAAATAGAAGCAGCCCGGCTGCGCTTCCGCAAAGAAGGCCTCTTTGCTTTGTAAATTTTACCGTTACGATTCCAGCCACAAAGGAACTGATTATGGTTACAGCTATGATGAATGCTGAAAGAAAATTATGAGGAATACTTTCCGCAGAAACAAAGGCAAAAGCAAGGCAAGCGAGAAGAAGGGCACACACCAATGCTCCTACAACAGAACCGATTACCACAGCACGGATAGTGAGAAGTACCGTTTTTTGGCCGGAAGCACCAGATTGTCTCATGAAAAAGCCGCCCCCTTCAATAATCCATACAAATAGATATTCTTAGGGAGCGGCTGATATTCATAAAGGTTTGGAGCAGATTAATCTGCGTCGTCATGAATTGTAAGAACGCTTCCGACTGCCCATTTCTTAATTTTTAGCTTTGAACGGTCAGTACCGGTTTCAATGATGAACGCTTCGTTGTCTTCTTTAATACCAACGACTTTGCCGACGATTCCGCCGATTGTCACGATTTCGTCACCAATTTGGATGCTGTTGCGCATCTTTTCTTCTTTTTTCTTCTTCTTGTTCTGCGGCAGAATCAACAGAACATATAGAAGGATGAAGAAAAAGACCATGTAGCCTATTGCAACCCAGATGCTTGTGGACGAATCTGCTGCTGCGGCGGCCAGATAATGAAAAGACATTAAGTTTACACCTCCATAATGATGTTTTGATTATACCAATAATTCTGACCAGGCGCAAGCAATTTCAGATTCTTTGTCCAAGTACTTTTACATAGCGGGCAAAAAAGCTCTCAAAATTACCTGCATCAAGTGCTTCCCTGATCTTTTCCAGCAGAGTATTGTAAAAGTAAATGTTATGCATCACGCATAAGCGCATTGCAAGCATTTCTCCGCTCTTAAACAAATGGTGAATGTAAGCCCGGCTGAAGTTTCTGCATGTTGGGCAGTCGCACTGTGGATCCAAAGGAAGTTCATCCAGCTCATATTTTGCATTGAGCATATTGCGACAACCTTCCCAAGTAAAGGCGTGCCCATGTCTGGCGTTTCGTGTAGGCATAACGCAGTCAAAAAGGTCAACACCGCGCCGAACAGCCTCAAGAATGTTTGTGGGAGTGCCTACGCCCATCAGGTAGCGGGGCTTGTCCGCAGGCATTTCCGGCTCCACCGCTTCAATCACACGGTACATTTCTTCTGCACTCTCACCTACTGCCAGCCCGCCGATTGCGTATCCGTCCAAATCAAGCTCCCGAATTCGTTTCATGCAGTCAATTCGCAGGTCCTCGTATGTGCTTCCCTGATTGATGCCAAACAGCATCTGTTTCTTGTTGATTGTGTCCGGCAGAGCATTGAGACGGTCCATTTCCTTCTTGGAGCGGTAAAGCCAACGTATGGTGCGCTCGCAAGAGGCTTTGGCATAGTCATATTCTGCGGGATTTTTGACACATTCGTCAAAGGCCATGGCAATTGTGGAGCCTAGGTTTGATTGAATCTGCATGCTTTGTTCGGGCCCCATGAAAATTTTGTGGCCGTCGATATGAGAAGCAAAGGTGACTCCTTCTTCTGTGATATTACGCAGCTTCGCAAGGGAAAAAACCTGAAATCCGCCGCTGTCGGTCAAAATTGGGCCGTCCCAGCGGGTAAATTTCTGAAGTCCACCGAGCTTTTTCACGATTTCGTCGCCCGGGCGCAAATGAAGGTGATATGTGTTGCAAAGCTGGACTTGACATTTTAGTTCTTTTAGGTCCAGCGCAGAAACGGCACCTTTAATTGCACCACAGGTTGCTACGTTCATAAATGCAGGAGTCTGAATCGTTCCGTGAGGAGTAACAAATTCTCCGCGCCTTGCTTTACCTTCCAATTTTATTAAGCGATACATGGAATCAAAAACACCGCATTTCCCAAAAAATCAATAAATAAACATCGCGTCGCCGAAGCTGAAAAAGCGATATCTTTCCTGAACAGCTACACGATATGCATTCATCGTGTGATCATACCCGGCTAGCGCTGCAACAAGCATAATCAACGTGCTTTCCGGCAAATGGAAATTCGTAATCAATCCATCCATAGCCTTAAACTCAAAACCGGGATAAATGAAAATATCGGTCCAGCCTGCGCTCTCTTTGATACATCCCTCTTTTGCCGCGACACCTTCCAGGGTACGGCAGCTTGTTGTTCCGACGCAGATGACCCTACCGCCGTTTTTCTTTGTTTCATTGATAATATCCGCAGATGCTTTTGGCATAAAGTAATGCTCGGAATGCATCTTATGCTCCGTAATTTTTTCCACGGTTACCGGGCGGAAGGTGCCTAAGCCGACATGAAGCGTTACAAAGGCGAGCTTGACTCCCTTTTTCTGAATCCTTTCCAACAGCTCAGGTGTAAAGTGCAATCCAGCCGTTGGGGCAGCGGCAGAACCGACTTCTTTCGAGTAAACCGTCTGATAGCGCTCCTTATCCTTCAATTCCGATTTGATATAATGCGGAAGCGGCATCTGACCAATCTTGTCCAAAATTTCATAGAAGTTGCCGTCGTAGGTAAAGCGAGCAAGACGGTTACCGTCTTCGACAATGTCGAGAATTTCTGCCTTCAGTTCACCGTTGCCGAAAGTGAAACGTGAACCGGGCTTTGCGCGCCTGCCCGGACCTGTAAGGACTTCCCACACGTCGCCTTCCTTGTGATTGAGCAGAAGAAATTCTACTTTTGCTCCGGTATCTTCTTTAATACCGAATAATCTTGCAGGCAGAACACGAGAGTCATTCAGCACAAGGCAGTCGTTGGGGTTCAGGTAGTCGATAATATCGCGAAAATGCTTATGCTCGATTTCCCCGGTCTTTTTATTCAAAAGAAGAAGCCTAGAGGAATCTCTCGGCTCCACTGGCGTTTGTGCTATCAATTCTTTCGGAAGGTCATAATAAAAGTCGCTTGTTTTCATTTCATTTAGGTTTAATCCCATTCTATATAATCTCCTATTTATAATTTACCTTTTACCCGCAGTCTATTATAAATAAATTGACAACTAATAGCAACACATGGTATTATATTTTTAATTTAATAATCCCGTAGATAGAGGCGCAGAATTTATGATTAGCTGCCGGGAGACCGCCGTGGGTCGAGGAATGGCTGTGAAAGGAAATTCTGCCGAAGGGAACGCTTGACGGATTGCGTTTGCCTGGTCGTGATGCGAATAGTGTCCCGACTGTCATCATTTATTGATGGAGCGCTATCAAATCAATGTGCTGCAAGAGTTGCAGCATCGTTCGATTTGTATTTATTCTCCATAAATGATGACCGGTTTTAGAACCGGCTTTTTTATTATCTATTATCTTGGAATATTGTCAGATTTTTCTTCCAATATTATCATAGAATATTATAGGAGGTTTTCACAATATGAAGAAGTATCGCGTAGGAGTGATCGGTGCAACCGGCATGGTGGGTCAGCGCTTCATCACCTTGCTGGATAACCACCCGTGGTTTCAGCTTGCCGTGCTTGCAGCAAGTTCACGTTCCGCCGGAAAGACTTATGAAGAGGCCCTTGGCGGTCGTTGGCAAATGACCACTCCCCTTCCCGAGCGCGTTAAAAATATGGTTGTATATGACGCAGAAAAAGACAAAAAGAAGATTGCTGAGAGTGTAGATTTTGTTTTCTGCGCCGTAAATATGGATAAACAGAAAACGAAAGAGCTAGAAGATGCTTATGCTCAATTGGAATGTCCGGTTATCTCGAATAACAGTGCACACCGTGGTGACCCCGATGTTCCGATGATTATTCCTGAAATCAACCCGGATCATGCTGTTGTCATTGAGACACAGCGCAAACGTCTTGGAACAAAACGTGGCTTTGTTGCTGTAAAATCGAACTGTTCCATCCAAAGTTATGTGCCTGCAATTACGCCCCTTCTTGATTTAGGCGTTACAAAAGTACTTGCATGCACTTATCAGGCAATTTCAGGTGCAGGAAAAACTTTTAAGACATGGCCTGAAATGGTTGACAACCTAATTCCGTTTATCGGGGGTGAAGAAGGAAAATCTGAGAATGAACCATTGAAGGTTTGGGGGCATGTTGAAAACGGCATTATTGTTAACGCCGTAAAGCCGGATATCACAACGCAGTGCCTGCGTGTCCCCGTTTCCGACGGCCATACGGCGGCGGTCTTTGTTTCGATGGAAAAGAAAATTCCGGTGGAAGAAATCATTGCAAGATGGGAGAATTACAGCGGCGAGCCTCAAAAGCTGAAACTGCCAAGTGCCCCGAAACAGTTCCTGCATTATTTCCATGAAGATGACCGCCCGCAGGCAAGACTTGACCGCAACCTTGAAAACGGAATGGCTATTTCCATCGGCAGACTCCGCGAGGATACCCAGTATGACTACAAGTTTGTCAGTCTCTCTCACAACACCCTGCGCGGTGCAGCCGGCGGCGGTGTTCTGATGGCAGAACTTCTCTGTGCCAAAGGTTACCTCGATTAATCTCTGTCTGCAACGATAAACCCGATTCCTTACGGGGAGGCTATGAACATGAAAAAAGAATTGTTTACCGGTTCCGCCGTGGCACTGGTTACGCCGATGCATGCGGACGGTTCTATCAATTATGATACGCTCGGAAAGCTCGTAGATTATCATCTTCAGAATGGTACCGATGCGATTGTAGCCTGCGCCACAACAGGTGAATCACCAGTGCTGAGCCACGAAGAGCACTGTAAGGTCGTTGAATTCATTGTCAAGCGTGTCGCTAAGAAGATTCCTGTAATTGCAAGTTCAGGAAGCAACAACACTGCTTATGCGCTGGAGCTTTCCAAAGACCTACAGAGTGTCGGCGCCGATGGCCTTCTGATGATAACGCCGTATTACAATAAAACGTCACAGGTTGGTTTTGTGAAGCATTTTACTTACATTGCTGACCACGTTGACCTCCCGATTATCTTATATAATATCCCATCCAGAACTGGATGTAATATTATGCCGGAGACCTATTTTGAGCTTTCCAAACATCCCAATATTGTGGGAACAAAAGAGGCAAACGGCGATCTTGCAGCGGCTGCTAAAACCGCGGCGTTGTGCGGCGAGAATCTTGCCATCTATTCCGGCGAAGACAATCTGACGCTCCCGATTCTTTCCATCGGCGGAAAGGGCGTCATCTCAACCAGTGCGAACATAATTCCAAAAGTTATGAGCGATATCTGTCATCTCGATTTCCAAGGGAATGAGAAAGAAAGCAGGCAGCTGTTTTTAAAGTATCTCGACGTAATGAACACTTTGTTCATCGACGTCAACCCGATGCCGGTTAAGGCTGCGATGAATATGGTTGGTTGGGACTGCGGCAAATGCCGCCTTCCCCTTACTGAAATCAGTAAAGAAAATGAAGCCAAGCTTCGCCAGACTCTTCAAAAATACGGATTGCTTGCCTGAATATTAAAAAGGAAGTTTCAAGAGGTATGCTTAGAATTATTTTAAGCGGGTGCTGTGGCTCCATGGGTGCTGCAGTCACATCCTGCGCGAAAAGCATGGACGATTGTAAAATTGTAGCAGGAATTGATATCAAAAACACCGCGATTTCAGATTTCCCTATTTTCAGCCAACCCAAGGAAATTACGCAAGAGGCGGATGTCCTGATTGATTTTTCAAACCCTTCCCTACTGGACTCGCTGTTGGACTTCTGCCTTGAAAAGAGCGTTGCTGCTGTTCTTTGCACAACAGGTTATTCGCAAGAGCAAATCAGTAAAATTAAGCTTGCGTCAAAACAGATTCCGGTGTTTTTCTCCGGAAATATGTCACTCGGTGTGAATTTGCTGATTGAGCTTTCAAAAACTGCCGCAAAGGTTCTCGGAAACAGTTTTGATATCGAAATTGTTGAGAAACACCACAACAGGAAATTGGATGCTCCAAGCGGTACAGCACTTATGATTGCCGATGGTATTTCTTCCGCACTCGGCAAAGAGATGCACTATGTCTATGATCGCCATTCACAGCGTAAGCCTAGAGACAAAGCTGACATTGGAATTCATTCCATCCGCGGCGGTACGATTGTCGGAGAACATGATGTGATTTTCGCCGGTCAGCACGAAGTGATAACATTGTCGCACAGAGCGGAGTCACGCGATATTTTTGCCTTGGGCGCCTTGAATGCGGCTAAGTTTTTGTCACGTCAAGGCGTAGGACTTTACAGTATGCCTGATTTATTAAAATAGGAGGTCTTTTGCATGGCACTCTCACCAAAAGTATCCGTAAAAGAAGACATCACGCTGATTGTCCTGCAAGATTGCCCACCGGAACTGAACTTTGTTGCTGATGTATTTCAGAAAATCGGCCAGCTCGGTGTAGACGTTGACATGATTTCCTTAGCGCCGTCCCAAGGTTCAAACACTTCTGTGTCCTTCACAATCGCAGATGCTGACCTTGACAAGATACTTAGCTTTACATCTGAACTTCGCGACAAAGTCCGTGTAAAAGCGATTGTAAGCAGCGGAAACTGCAAAATTTCCGTCTATGACCCGAATATGGTGAACGCACCGGGGCTTGCTGCACAAGTCTTTGCAGCTGCTGCTAGTGTTGATTGCGATATCAGACTGATTACGACTTCTGAAGTTGATATTTCCCTTTTGGTTACGGCTGCGGATGCACCGGAAACGGTGAAGGCTCTGAAAAGCAAATTCAGCGCGTAAAACTGAATTGAATACAAAAAAGCTCAGCAGATTACTGCTGAGCTTTATTTATGATATTTTCCGTGATTGATAATTTGAAAAGCGCGGTAAATCTGTTCCATCAGCATAACTCGAGCAAGTTGATGCGGAAATGTCATTGGAGAGAAAGAAATTCGTAGATCGGCTTTTTCTTTCACACGTTGACTCAA
This genomic interval carries:
- the dapB gene encoding 4-hydroxy-tetrahydrodipicolinate reductase — its product is MLRIILSGCCGSMGAAVTSCAKSMDDCKIVAGIDIKNTAISDFPIFSQPKEITQEADVLIDFSNPSLLDSLLDFCLEKSVAAVLCTTGYSQEQISKIKLASKQIPVFFSGNMSLGVNLLIELSKTAAKVLGNSFDIEIVEKHHNRKLDAPSGTALMIADGISSALGKEMHYVYDRHSQRKPRDKADIGIHSIRGGTIVGEHDVIFAGQHEVITLSHRAESRDIFALGALNAAKFLSRQGVGLYSMPDLLK
- a CDS encoding ACT domain-containing protein; its protein translation is MALSPKVSVKEDITLIVLQDCPPELNFVADVFQKIGQLGVDVDMISLAPSQGSNTSVSFTIADADLDKILSFTSELRDKVRVKAIVSSGNCKISVYDPNMVNAPGLAAQVFAAAASVDCDIRLITTSEVDISLLVTAADAPETVKALKSKFSA